Genomic segment of Candidatus Aegiribacteria sp.:
CGAAACTCTTCCGGGTCACATTGCTGATGAACTTGAACAGATTACTGCACTCGAAGCAGAACTTGCTGAACTTCAGCAGGAATATCATGCACTCGGCGGCGCAGGCCGTTAGCAAGGAAAGGGGAAACCAGTGAAGCGTACAATAGTATTAGCTCTGATGATTTGCCTCGGCCTTGCATCTACGGGTCTTGCCAAGACCTGGACTGCCGAGGAACTTTCTGCTTATTCACAAGCACAAATTGAAGCAATGGGAAACGATGACATTCATCTTCAGATCGCGTACTGGGAATGGAGAAAAGCCGAGGCCGATGTTCGCATAGCCGAGCTTGAGCCTCAGGTTCTTCCTCTCAGAGAAGAACATGCAATCGTTGATGCCAGAATCGCTGAACTCACAAGCGAGATCAACGCCCTCAGGGCCGAAATCGCTCGTTTGCGCAGCGCCGGTGTCCGGCATACCATTCTTGATGGAGAATGTCTCTGGACAATTGCATCCTATCACTACAACTACGGTGATGGTTCACAATGGCCTCTCATCTACGAACGCAACCGCGACACCATCAGTGACGCCAATCTTATCTACGCGGGACATACTCTCTGGGTACCGCTACCGATGCTCAGCAGTTACACCGTTATCGAGGGAGATTTCCTCGGTAAGATTGCTGGATTCAGCAGAGTTTACGACGACAGAGGTATGTGGCCACAGCTTTACGAAGCTAATCGCGACATAATCAGCGATCCTAACCTGATCTACCCTGGACAGGTTCTTGACATCACTCGCTCGGCGAGTTTCGGAGGATCACGCTAGAATTATCAGCGGAAATGGACAGCTCTTCACAATTCTTGTGGAGAGCTTTCCTTTTATCTGAAAGTATTAGTTAAGTGCACGATCTTTCAACAGAAGAAGCAAAAATTGCCCTTCAAAGGGAATCCGCAGCCAGAATCTTCGGTACCGGAGACATTAACCTTCGAAATATATGCAAAGCTCTTGGCATTAAAGCTATTTACAGAGACGGATACCTTAGCATCTCCGGCAGCAGAGAAGCGGTGGAGAAGGCAAAAGCCGTTATTGTAAGGCTTGAACATGAGCTTAAAGTCTCCGGCATACTCAGCGATCACAGTATTAATGCCGCATTGTGTTTTCCGGGAAAGCATGACGTATCTCTTGAACTCTCCGTTCCGGGACGTGCGGGGCGAATCCTTCCGAAAACGTCCGGACAGGAAGAATACTTGCGTTCTATAAGAGATTCAGAAATAGTCTTTTGCATAGGTCCAGCCGGTACTGGAAAAACTTTTCTCGCTGTTGCCAGTGCTGTGTCCTCTCTTACTGACGGTGAGGCTGAAAGAATAATTATTTCGAGGCCTGCTGTTGAGGCGGGAGAAAGCCTGGGATTCCTCCCGGGAGATCTCCAGCAAAAGATAGATCCTTATCTGAAACCCGTATATGATGCCCTTGATGACACTCTATCCCCGGAAAGGGTGCGTCGATCAATAGATAACAGGATTATTGAAGTTGCTCCCCTCGCGTATATGAGAGGCAGAACCCTGAACAACGCCTTCGTTATTCTCGATGAGGCTCAGAATACCACCATAACACAGCTCAAGATGTTCCTGACAAGGCTCGGATACGGTTCGAGAGCAATTATAACGGGCGACATCACACAGATAGACCTGAAGCCAACTTCATCATCCGGGCTTGTGTTAATAAGAAAAATCCTTTCAGGTATAAAAGGAATCGAGTTTACATACCTTGACCAGAACGATGTTGTAAGACACCCTCTTGTCCAGAGGATTATTGCGGCTTTTGAACGCGATTCGGACGAAAGCAAAGAGGATCTCCAATGACAGTTATTTGCAGGTTTCACGAATTTCAACAGATTCCGTTACAATGAAAATAAGAAACATACTTATCGGCAGCCTTATTACTGCTGTGTTCTTAGGCACCTTTTACCTGTTTTTCATGCCTGACCACCATATTATTGATCTTGAGCTTACTATCGGTCAGACTATTCCTAATGATATCGTTGCTCCATTTGATTTTAATCTTCCATACAACGATGAGGAATTCGATGAAATTCGCGATGAAATGCTCGAATCGATTCCTGTACATCTGAAGTACGACGAAACTGTCTGGCAACCCCTGAGAGACAGGCTTTATCCCCTGATGCTTCTGACAACCTACGACTCATCTTTCGCAAGGGGTATGGTTGGGGAACTTTCATCGATTTACGAAGACGGAGTGTTCGACCTTGACAACGTGCGTGAATTCTACAGCGGAGAACAGGCCGTTATCCTGGGTTCCTCCAGCACAGAGGATAGACAGCTTTTCGATCTTAACGAAATAGAGGATGTAAGAGAAATTCTTGAGATAAGAATGGGGAGATGGGATCTTCCCAGCGGTGACCTCAACGAGATATCATCCATTCTTCTGCCCAATCTCATCGTGAACGATTCGTCCAGGCAGGTGAACGCGGAAACCGTCATTGCAGGAATCAGTAATATTGATACAACGATAACTGCGGGAAGTATCCTTCTGAAAGCTAACGAACCGGTGACTTCGAGAACCATCGAATATCTTGACTACCTGAAAAACACTCCTATGGAAAGCCTCTTCTTCAATCATGTTTCATGTCTGTTGCTTCTCGTTATCCTACTAATGGGAGTAGCATTCTTCTACGTTCATGACATCATGCCGGATACATGGGAATCAACCAATCGTTTTCTTCTCCTTGGTGTTATCTGGATAATATCCCTTGCCACAACCGGAACCCTATGGCTGGCGCTTAAGAACAGTACTGGTTATCCCTGTTATACGCTGGTTACATTCGGAGCAGCCATGACCAGTATTTTCTTTCATAGAAGACATGCGATTTTTTTCACCCTGTTCTTCTCTTTACTTCTCGGCCTCGTTCATCCTCATCCCTACTCCGTTGTGCTGATTTCGGCTGTTTCAGGTATTCTGGCTACTCTCACCGTATGGGATGTCAGGGAAAGGCGCAGTATCCCTGTAGCGATAGGTCTGTCGGCTACCGGAGGTATCGCTGTTTATCTTCTTCTTCACATGTATAATACCTCACTCTACCCATCGTCACCAATGGAATCTATGCTGGGGCTTCTGCTTGTTCCCGTTATTGGTATAGGTTCCGCAAATGCGCTTCTTTTCCTTTTCGAACGAATTTTCGGAGTTTACACTGTCCTTTCCATCGATGAAGTGAACAAAACCGACCACCCTCTTCTAAAGCATATGCGGGATATCGCTCCGGGAACATGGAATCACTCGCAGACTGTCGCTGAGCTTGCCAGCCGGGCAGCGGGGGCAATTGATGCCTGGGAATCACTCGCTTCCGCAGGAGGATATTTCCATGACATAGGCAAGATGAATGCCCCTGAGCTTTTCATTGAGAATCAAAGAAACATGGAAAATCCTCATGACAGTATGAACCCTCGGGATAGCGCCGGAAAAATCATCGCACATGTGAAAAATGGAGTGGAGCTCGCGGAAAAGGCAAAGATTCCCCGGGCTGTTATCGATATTATTCAGCAGCATCATGGAGTTGGTCTCACCAAATTCTTCTACAATAAAGCACTTCAGGAATCAAGTGATCCGCAAAGTGTAAAAAAGAGTGACTTTTCATATCCCGGCCCGAGACCCTTTACCATAGAGGCGGCCCTTGTCATGCTTGCGGATCAGACTGCGTCAATCACCAAGAATCTGACCTCTCCCGATGAAGTAGCTGAACTGGTTGCTAAGATTGTAGATCAAAAAGACCTTGAGGGTGAACTTGATGACTGTCACCTTACTCGAAGAAATCTCAAGACAATTGTGAAAGTGTTCACGTCAGTCCTGGAAAGCAAATTTTATAAGAGGGTAGACAATTATCCAATTGGTGATTCAAATGACTGAAATCAGCATAATCCTTGAGAATGCCGGCTTCGACAAAGATGAGCTTGAGAGCCTGATAGGGAACCAGATGGATGGTTCCGTTGAAATTGTCCTTGCTGACCCGGGTTATCTAAGAGTTCTTAACAGGAAGTACCGTCACCTTGACAAAGCAACTGATGTCCTTACTTTTGATCTGGCTTTAAACGATGAGGACAGACCGGAAGGTACGATTTTCGTTGACGGGCGGCTCTTCCCTCCATTTGAAGAACTTCTTGAAAGGATCTTTCACGGGTATCTGCACCTTAAAGGATATTCCCACCGTAACGAGAAGGATGCTGGCATTATGAGCCGGAAAGTTGATTCTCTTGTTGCAAATGCCCTTAGAAACCAGGCTGAAAATTGATTACCACAGCCACGCTGTATATAGCAGGTCTTTCAGTTTTATTCCTATCATCGGGAATCAGATCCTGCATACCTGAGCTTACTCTCTCGGAAG
This window contains:
- a CDS encoding rRNA maturation RNAse YbeY, with translation MTEISIILENAGFDKDELESLIGNQMDGSVEIVLADPGYLRVLNRKYRHLDKATDVLTFDLALNDEDRPEGTIFVDGRLFPPFEELLERIFHGYLHLKGYSHRNEKDAGIMSRKVDSLVANALRNQAEN
- a CDS encoding PhoH family protein — translated: MHDLSTEEAKIALQRESAARIFGTGDINLRNICKALGIKAIYRDGYLSISGSREAVEKAKAVIVRLEHELKVSGILSDHSINAALCFPGKHDVSLELSVPGRAGRILPKTSGQEEYLRSIRDSEIVFCIGPAGTGKTFLAVASAVSSLTDGEAERIIISRPAVEAGESLGFLPGDLQQKIDPYLKPVYDALDDTLSPERVRRSIDNRIIEVAPLAYMRGRTLNNAFVILDEAQNTTITQLKMFLTRLGYGSRAIITGDITQIDLKPTSSSGLVLIRKILSGIKGIEFTYLDQNDVVRHPLVQRIIAAFERDSDESKEDLQ
- a CDS encoding HDIG domain-containing protein — translated: MKIRNILIGSLITAVFLGTFYLFFMPDHHIIDLELTIGQTIPNDIVAPFDFNLPYNDEEFDEIRDEMLESIPVHLKYDETVWQPLRDRLYPLMLLTTYDSSFARGMVGELSSIYEDGVFDLDNVREFYSGEQAVILGSSSTEDRQLFDLNEIEDVREILEIRMGRWDLPSGDLNEISSILLPNLIVNDSSRQVNAETVIAGISNIDTTITAGSILLKANEPVTSRTIEYLDYLKNTPMESLFFNHVSCLLLLVILLMGVAFFYVHDIMPDTWESTNRFLLLGVIWIISLATTGTLWLALKNSTGYPCYTLVTFGAAMTSIFFHRRHAIFFTLFFSLLLGLVHPHPYSVVLISAVSGILATLTVWDVRERRSIPVAIGLSATGGIAVYLLLHMYNTSLYPSSPMESMLGLLLVPVIGIGSANALLFLFERIFGVYTVLSIDEVNKTDHPLLKHMRDIAPGTWNHSQTVAELASRAAGAIDAWESLASAGGYFHDIGKMNAPELFIENQRNMENPHDSMNPRDSAGKIIAHVKNGVELAEKAKIPRAVIDIIQQHHGVGLTKFFYNKALQESSDPQSVKKSDFSYPGPRPFTIEAALVMLADQTASITKNLTSPDEVAELVAKIVDQKDLEGELDDCHLTRRNLKTIVKVFTSVLESKFYKRVDNYPIGDSND
- a CDS encoding LysM peptidoglycan-binding domain-containing protein; amino-acid sequence: MKRTIVLALMICLGLASTGLAKTWTAEELSAYSQAQIEAMGNDDIHLQIAYWEWRKAEADVRIAELEPQVLPLREEHAIVDARIAELTSEINALRAEIARLRSAGVRHTILDGECLWTIASYHYNYGDGSQWPLIYERNRDTISDANLIYAGHTLWVPLPMLSSYTVIEGDFLGKIAGFSRVYDDRGMWPQLYEANRDIISDPNLIYPGQVLDITRSASFGGSR